One segment of Asterias rubens chromosome 2, eAstRub1.3, whole genome shotgun sequence DNA contains the following:
- the LOC117307019 gene encoding 5' exonuclease Apollo-like isoform X1: protein MKTVFFSQSLRESTRGSPSFCKGSYTVGEKMNGRIIPDTPIVVDLWRRQINPSSRLYFLSHMHSDHTQGLSASWRWPIYCSPITAKLLVEKFQIQVDLIRPLELNTSNVIKLDHSWKETMTVTLFDANHCPGSVMFLFEGYFGRVLYTGDFRYDPATFPASFLRSERPVDRLYLDNTFNNPRCKFPSRACCKKQIMEILGDHPKHEIVLAVYTLGKEDLLVDIALALQTRVVVGQSRMNMLLLLELRDVFTTNENEGRVRLVRRQAISRKNMTKWNAEAPTIAIIPSGLFSILDGKPYANQHDVFIVPYSDHSSYPELQEFVSRVCPRAIYPIVRDSNLMNSNCPVADMHNFGQFLDRSPIKQFDIPPTVQHYMSSDLSNPTSVVGFCKKFINLKRVKSSNPRCNHAKGVVFENNRDVDEETDGEPKEEATRSPSSPNKTQCQVEKQEQQVDENENHSILKMSSSKAFRTTESVSEQKDEGLKNSLEEERYTAVGIAGNYLLTNVREDRLAESKTSKMLSQSSREPTTSLCPNLDKMKTNLSSGKKDLVNKKRKRTSMEEANSSGLGRDDVLIQTMSSKRSRTLPPSFVATPTTTIKQSSGVKHQPPKLSSSSGITEFFQRVNPQTQPTDKLDRVLVDSKQTSCNANVTSLHGEGKSRTMEQNLISTVRKPNHDSESTKMSFNKSKSSQNIMPISFKQHSVKPKLNPVSTLNDKEEALDGMTPSQQTKRNSERGTSPCHCSLKSHPSQAPFNHVVVIKRKHTKDISELQKRTKLTAALDKFISNHLGS from the exons ATGAAGACTGTGTTTTTCTCTCAGAGTCTCAGAGAGTCGACGAGGGGTAGCCCATCATTCTGTAAAGGGAGCTATACAGTGG GTGAAAAGATGAATGGGCGTATCATTCCAGACACACCCATCGTGGTGGATTTGTGGAGGAGGCAAATCAATCCATCCTCTAGGCTGTACTTCTTGTCTCATATGCACTCTGACCACACCCAGGGTCTCTCGGCTTCGTGGAGATGGCCAATTTACTGCTCTCCCATCACGGCCAAGCTGTTAGTCGAGAAGTTCCAGATACAAGTTGACCTCATCCGACCGTTGGAGCTTAACACTAGCAACGTCATTAAACTGGACCACAGCTGGAAGGAAACCATGACTGTGACGCTCTTTGATGCAAACCACTGCCCAGGCTCTGTCATGTTTCTATTTGAGGGTTACTTTGGCCGTGTCTTATACACCGGTGACTTCCGCTATGATCCAGCGACTTTTCCTGCATCATTTCTTAGGTCGGAGCGGCCTGTGGATCGATTATATCTTGACAATACTTTCAACAACCCGAGGTGTAAATTCCCCAGTCGTGCCTGCTGTAAGAAGCAAATAATGGAGATCCTTGGTGACCATCCCAAGCATGAAATCGTTCTTGCCGTCTACACCTTAGGAAAGGAGGATCTTCTTGTGGACATAGCTCTAGCTCTTCAAACACGCGTAGTGGTCGGCCAATCTCGGATGAACATGCTGCTACTGTTAGAGTTACGGGATGTATTCACAACCAATGAAAACGAGGGGCGGGTGCGACTTGTCCGCAGACAAGCAATCAGCAGGAAAAACATGACTAAATGGAATGCAGAAGCCCCGACTATTGCAATCATCCCCTCTGGACTCTTCTCAATACTCGATGGCAAGCCCTACGCTAACCAACATGATGTTTTTATAGTTCCATACTCTGATCACTCGTCATACCCCGAACTGCAGGAGTTTGTCTCGAGGGTGTGTCCACGTGCCATCTACCCAATTGTCAGAGATTCAAATTTAATGAACTCAAATTGCCCAGTCGCAGACATGCACAACTTTGGCCAATTTCTAGACCGGTCCCCAATTAAGCAGTTTGATATTCCCCCGACAGTTCAACATTACATGTCTTCTGATTTGTCTAATCCAACTTCGGTTGTTGGATTTTGTAAGAAGTTCATCAACTTGAAGAGAGTTAAGAGTAGCAATCCAAGATGCAATCATGCTAAGGGAGTTGTGTTTGAGAATAATCGTGATGTAGATGAAGAGACGGACGGAGAACCGAAGGAGGAGGCGACCAGATCACCAAGCTCTCCAAACAAGACTCAATGTCAAGTTGAAAAGCAAGAACAGCAAGTCgatgaaaatgaaaaccacaGCATCCTTAAAATGTCTTCCTCTAAAGCCTTCAGAACAACTGAAAGTGTCAGCGAGCAAAAGGACGAAGGGTTGAAGAACTCTTTGGAGGAGGAGAGATACACTGCTGTAGGGATTGCTGGTAACTATTTGCTAACGAATGTTAGGGAAGACAGGCTGGCAGAAtcaaaaacaagtaaaatgCTAAGTCAATCCAGCAGAGAGCCTACCACTAGTCTCTGCCCCAACTTGGACAAGATGAAAACCAACCTGTCATCAGGGAAGAAAGATCTTGTTAACAAAAAGAGGAAACGGACATCGATGGAAGAAGCAAACTCATCCGGGCTGGGTCGGGATGATGTATTAATCCAGACCATGTCTAGTAAGAGGTCGAGAACTCTTCCACCTTCATTTGTGGCCACCCCTACAACTACAATAAAACAATCCTCCGGTGTGAAACATCAGCCGCCAAAGTTGTCGTCATCCTCAGGAATAACTGAATTTTTCCAGAGAGTGAACCCGCAAACCCAACCAACGGACAAATTAGACAGAGTCTTGGTTGATTCTAAACAAACTTCATGTAATGCAAACGTCACCTCACTACACGGCGAAGGAAAATCGAGAACTATGGAACAAAATCTGATTTCTACAGTCCGCAAACCTAATCATGACAGTGAATCCACAAAAATGTCTTtcaataaatcaaaatcaagTCAGAACATTATGCCAATTTCATTCAAGCAACACAGTGTCAAGCCAAAACTGAACCCAGTCAGTACATTAAATGATAAAGAAGAGGCACTAGACGGGATGACCCCTTCGCAACAAACGAAACGCAACTCTGAAAGAGGAACCTCCCCTTGTCACTGTTCACTAAAATCCCATCCTTCACAGGCCCCCTTCAACCATGTGGTTGTTATAAAACGAAAGCATACAAAAGACATATCTGAATTGCAGAAGAGGACAAAACTGACTGCAGCTTTGGacaaattcatttcaaatcaCTTGGGATCATAA
- the LOC117307020 gene encoding uncharacterized protein LOC117307020 isoform X2 yields the protein MVGRTKWAAVVIAVCSILFWLRIGINQKWQIINATKKTKPMSVFRSENGMNQANWAPNQPDPAVRNWTSNQPDPAVTNGHSVTLTIHLAATPVILNQLYCIAIRSAALFWSPKLGRIGLIMDAESQRDHEFAARLKAQEELLGFTFEIMYQPLPPSGFSYFTSMGHFPGRSASYNRQLWNSFFMDEYVTTSIVAWTDGDVMFTSPVIPESILNGDKIRIFAEPAFFHSKPAESTAFIALGKKAVATFTCFPLYLWRDTITNCRNHILKHMKVKEFEEAFVKFRGYQSFPVNILFSYAFYFEHDRYDWHFRLPPTMSLQQYNKEFVSPGFGFEITDLTPVACNTKHKPYYNPKRIISHLQGHCTAMHYIGKRPEQCEQFRGKTDFQVFEPRRLGKHKIAQWCEGAIKNRAACAAVSDAYYKNVAKHVQFGLNNFDLNKVKNVEKAAMEMNLTCRKFE from the exons ATGGTGGGAAGAACGAAGTGGGCTGCAGTCGTAATTGCAGTTTGCTCTATCTTGTTTTGGCTGCGTATTGGCATTAATCAGAAATGGCAGATAATTAACGctaccaaaaaaacaaaaccaatgtcAGTGTTTCGTTCGGAAAATGGGATGAACCAAGCAAACTGGGCCCCAAACCAGCCTGATCCCGCAGTTAGAAACTGGACCTCAAAC CAACCTGATCCCGCAGTTACAAACGGTCATAGCGTGACACTGACCATCCACCTTGCAGCGACTCCTGTCATACTTAATCAGCTTTACTGCATTGCAATACGATCAGCAGCACTTTTCTGGTCTCCGAAATTAGGACGCATAGGACTTATAATGGACGCAGAGTCACAGAGAGACCATGAGTTTGCCGCACGACTCAAAGCACAAGAGGAACTACTTGGGTTTACCTTCGAGATAATGTATCAGCCGCTACCGCCATCGGGGTTCAGCTACTTTACCTCCATGGGTCACTTCCCTGGGAGGTCAGCTAGTTACAACAGGCAACTTTGGAATAGCTTCTTCATGGACGAGTACGTCACTACATCAATTGTGGCGTGGACGGACGGCGATGTAATGTTCACCTCCCCAGTCATTCCGGAAAGCATCCTCAACGGTGACAAAATCCGAATCTTTGCCGAGCCTGCCTTCTTTCATAGTAAACCTGCTGAATCCACTGCGTTTATTGCTCTTGGGAAGAAGGCGGTTGCTACGTTCACGTGTTTTCCTCTGTACCTGTGGCGGGACACCATAACGAACTGCCGGAATCACATTCTAAAACACATGAAg GTAAAAGAGTTCGAGGAAGCATTCGTCAAGTTCCGTGGATACCAGTCCTTCCCTGTAAATATCTTGTTCTCGTACGCATTTTACTTCGAGCATGATCGTTACGATTGGCACTTTCGGCTCCCACCAACAATGTCTCTGCAACAGTACAACAAGGAGTTTGTGTCGCCAGGTTTTGGCTTTGAAATAACCGACTTAACACCAGTAGCGTGCAACACTAAGCACAAACCCTACTACAATCCTAAGCGTATAATTAGTCATTTACAGGGTCACTGTACGGCTATGCACTACATTGGTAAACGACCTGAACAATGTGAACAATTTCGAGGTAAAACGGACTTTCAGGTTTTCGAACCAAGACGGTTAGGGAAACATAAGATTGCCCAGTGGTGTGAAGGGGCAATCAAAAACCGGGCAGCATGTGCCGCAGTCAGTGATGCTTATTATAAGAATGTTGCAAAACACGTCCAATTTGGACTCAATAACTTTGATctaaacaaagttaaaaatgttgaaaaggcCGCCATGGAAATGAATCTTACTTGCCGCAAGTTTGAATAG
- the LOC117307020 gene encoding uncharacterized protein LOC117307020 isoform X1 produces the protein MVGRTKWAAVVIAVCSILFWLRIGINQKWQIINATKKTKPMSVFRSENGMNQANWAPNQPDPAVRNWTSNQPDPAVRNWTSNQPDPAVTNGHSVTLTIHLAATPVILNQLYCIAIRSAALFWSPKLGRIGLIMDAESQRDHEFAARLKAQEELLGFTFEIMYQPLPPSGFSYFTSMGHFPGRSASYNRQLWNSFFMDEYVTTSIVAWTDGDVMFTSPVIPESILNGDKIRIFAEPAFFHSKPAESTAFIALGKKAVATFTCFPLYLWRDTITNCRNHILKHMKVKEFEEAFVKFRGYQSFPVNILFSYAFYFEHDRYDWHFRLPPTMSLQQYNKEFVSPGFGFEITDLTPVACNTKHKPYYNPKRIISHLQGHCTAMHYIGKRPEQCEQFRGKTDFQVFEPRRLGKHKIAQWCEGAIKNRAACAAVSDAYYKNVAKHVQFGLNNFDLNKVKNVEKAAMEMNLTCRKFE, from the exons ATGGTGGGAAGAACGAAGTGGGCTGCAGTCGTAATTGCAGTTTGCTCTATCTTGTTTTGGCTGCGTATTGGCATTAATCAGAAATGGCAGATAATTAACGctaccaaaaaaacaaaaccaatgtcAGTGTTTCGTTCGGAAAATGGGATGAACCAAGCAAACTGGGCCCCAAACCAGCCTGATCCCGCAGTTAGAAACTGGACCTCAAACCAACCTGATCCCGCAGTTAGAAACTGGACCTCAAACCAACCTGATCCCGCAGTTACAAACGGTCATAGCGTGACACTGACCATCCACCTTGCAGCGACTCCTGTCATACTTAATCAGCTTTACTGCATTGCAATACGATCAGCAGCACTTTTCTGGTCTCCGAAATTAGGACGCATAGGACTTATAATGGACGCAGAGTCACAGAGAGACCATGAGTTTGCCGCACGACTCAAAGCACAAGAGGAACTACTTGGGTTTACCTTCGAGATAATGTATCAGCCGCTACCGCCATCGGGGTTCAGCTACTTTACCTCCATGGGTCACTTCCCTGGGAGGTCAGCTAGTTACAACAGGCAACTTTGGAATAGCTTCTTCATGGACGAGTACGTCACTACATCAATTGTGGCGTGGACGGACGGCGATGTAATGTTCACCTCCCCAGTCATTCCGGAAAGCATCCTCAACGGTGACAAAATCCGAATCTTTGCCGAGCCTGCCTTCTTTCATAGTAAACCTGCTGAATCCACTGCGTTTATTGCTCTTGGGAAGAAGGCGGTTGCTACGTTCACGTGTTTTCCTCTGTACCTGTGGCGGGACACCATAACGAACTGCCGGAATCACATTCTAAAACACATGAAg GTAAAAGAGTTCGAGGAAGCATTCGTCAAGTTCCGTGGATACCAGTCCTTCCCTGTAAATATCTTGTTCTCGTACGCATTTTACTTCGAGCATGATCGTTACGATTGGCACTTTCGGCTCCCACCAACAATGTCTCTGCAACAGTACAACAAGGAGTTTGTGTCGCCAGGTTTTGGCTTTGAAATAACCGACTTAACACCAGTAGCGTGCAACACTAAGCACAAACCCTACTACAATCCTAAGCGTATAATTAGTCATTTACAGGGTCACTGTACGGCTATGCACTACATTGGTAAACGACCTGAACAATGTGAACAATTTCGAGGTAAAACGGACTTTCAGGTTTTCGAACCAAGACGGTTAGGGAAACATAAGATTGCCCAGTGGTGTGAAGGGGCAATCAAAAACCGGGCAGCATGTGCCGCAGTCAGTGATGCTTATTATAAGAATGTTGCAAAACACGTCCAATTTGGACTCAATAACTTTGATctaaacaaagttaaaaatgttgaaaaggcCGCCATGGAAATGAATCTTACTTGCCGCAAGTTTGAATAG
- the LOC117307019 gene encoding 5' exonuclease Apollo-like isoform X2, whose protein sequence is MNGRIIPDTPIVVDLWRRQINPSSRLYFLSHMHSDHTQGLSASWRWPIYCSPITAKLLVEKFQIQVDLIRPLELNTSNVIKLDHSWKETMTVTLFDANHCPGSVMFLFEGYFGRVLYTGDFRYDPATFPASFLRSERPVDRLYLDNTFNNPRCKFPSRACCKKQIMEILGDHPKHEIVLAVYTLGKEDLLVDIALALQTRVVVGQSRMNMLLLLELRDVFTTNENEGRVRLVRRQAISRKNMTKWNAEAPTIAIIPSGLFSILDGKPYANQHDVFIVPYSDHSSYPELQEFVSRVCPRAIYPIVRDSNLMNSNCPVADMHNFGQFLDRSPIKQFDIPPTVQHYMSSDLSNPTSVVGFCKKFINLKRVKSSNPRCNHAKGVVFENNRDVDEETDGEPKEEATRSPSSPNKTQCQVEKQEQQVDENENHSILKMSSSKAFRTTESVSEQKDEGLKNSLEEERYTAVGIAGNYLLTNVREDRLAESKTSKMLSQSSREPTTSLCPNLDKMKTNLSSGKKDLVNKKRKRTSMEEANSSGLGRDDVLIQTMSSKRSRTLPPSFVATPTTTIKQSSGVKHQPPKLSSSSGITEFFQRVNPQTQPTDKLDRVLVDSKQTSCNANVTSLHGEGKSRTMEQNLISTVRKPNHDSESTKMSFNKSKSSQNIMPISFKQHSVKPKLNPVSTLNDKEEALDGMTPSQQTKRNSERGTSPCHCSLKSHPSQAPFNHVVVIKRKHTKDISELQKRTKLTAALDKFISNHLGS, encoded by the coding sequence ATGAATGGGCGTATCATTCCAGACACACCCATCGTGGTGGATTTGTGGAGGAGGCAAATCAATCCATCCTCTAGGCTGTACTTCTTGTCTCATATGCACTCTGACCACACCCAGGGTCTCTCGGCTTCGTGGAGATGGCCAATTTACTGCTCTCCCATCACGGCCAAGCTGTTAGTCGAGAAGTTCCAGATACAAGTTGACCTCATCCGACCGTTGGAGCTTAACACTAGCAACGTCATTAAACTGGACCACAGCTGGAAGGAAACCATGACTGTGACGCTCTTTGATGCAAACCACTGCCCAGGCTCTGTCATGTTTCTATTTGAGGGTTACTTTGGCCGTGTCTTATACACCGGTGACTTCCGCTATGATCCAGCGACTTTTCCTGCATCATTTCTTAGGTCGGAGCGGCCTGTGGATCGATTATATCTTGACAATACTTTCAACAACCCGAGGTGTAAATTCCCCAGTCGTGCCTGCTGTAAGAAGCAAATAATGGAGATCCTTGGTGACCATCCCAAGCATGAAATCGTTCTTGCCGTCTACACCTTAGGAAAGGAGGATCTTCTTGTGGACATAGCTCTAGCTCTTCAAACACGCGTAGTGGTCGGCCAATCTCGGATGAACATGCTGCTACTGTTAGAGTTACGGGATGTATTCACAACCAATGAAAACGAGGGGCGGGTGCGACTTGTCCGCAGACAAGCAATCAGCAGGAAAAACATGACTAAATGGAATGCAGAAGCCCCGACTATTGCAATCATCCCCTCTGGACTCTTCTCAATACTCGATGGCAAGCCCTACGCTAACCAACATGATGTTTTTATAGTTCCATACTCTGATCACTCGTCATACCCCGAACTGCAGGAGTTTGTCTCGAGGGTGTGTCCACGTGCCATCTACCCAATTGTCAGAGATTCAAATTTAATGAACTCAAATTGCCCAGTCGCAGACATGCACAACTTTGGCCAATTTCTAGACCGGTCCCCAATTAAGCAGTTTGATATTCCCCCGACAGTTCAACATTACATGTCTTCTGATTTGTCTAATCCAACTTCGGTTGTTGGATTTTGTAAGAAGTTCATCAACTTGAAGAGAGTTAAGAGTAGCAATCCAAGATGCAATCATGCTAAGGGAGTTGTGTTTGAGAATAATCGTGATGTAGATGAAGAGACGGACGGAGAACCGAAGGAGGAGGCGACCAGATCACCAAGCTCTCCAAACAAGACTCAATGTCAAGTTGAAAAGCAAGAACAGCAAGTCgatgaaaatgaaaaccacaGCATCCTTAAAATGTCTTCCTCTAAAGCCTTCAGAACAACTGAAAGTGTCAGCGAGCAAAAGGACGAAGGGTTGAAGAACTCTTTGGAGGAGGAGAGATACACTGCTGTAGGGATTGCTGGTAACTATTTGCTAACGAATGTTAGGGAAGACAGGCTGGCAGAAtcaaaaacaagtaaaatgCTAAGTCAATCCAGCAGAGAGCCTACCACTAGTCTCTGCCCCAACTTGGACAAGATGAAAACCAACCTGTCATCAGGGAAGAAAGATCTTGTTAACAAAAAGAGGAAACGGACATCGATGGAAGAAGCAAACTCATCCGGGCTGGGTCGGGATGATGTATTAATCCAGACCATGTCTAGTAAGAGGTCGAGAACTCTTCCACCTTCATTTGTGGCCACCCCTACAACTACAATAAAACAATCCTCCGGTGTGAAACATCAGCCGCCAAAGTTGTCGTCATCCTCAGGAATAACTGAATTTTTCCAGAGAGTGAACCCGCAAACCCAACCAACGGACAAATTAGACAGAGTCTTGGTTGATTCTAAACAAACTTCATGTAATGCAAACGTCACCTCACTACACGGCGAAGGAAAATCGAGAACTATGGAACAAAATCTGATTTCTACAGTCCGCAAACCTAATCATGACAGTGAATCCACAAAAATGTCTTtcaataaatcaaaatcaagTCAGAACATTATGCCAATTTCATTCAAGCAACACAGTGTCAAGCCAAAACTGAACCCAGTCAGTACATTAAATGATAAAGAAGAGGCACTAGACGGGATGACCCCTTCGCAACAAACGAAACGCAACTCTGAAAGAGGAACCTCCCCTTGTCACTGTTCACTAAAATCCCATCCTTCACAGGCCCCCTTCAACCATGTGGTTGTTATAAAACGAAAGCATACAAAAGACATATCTGAATTGCAGAAGAGGACAAAACTGACTGCAGCTTTGGacaaattcatttcaaatcaCTTGGGATCATAA